CGGTGCTTCCAAAATAGGATTTGGCTCGCCACCATGCGCTGCATGATCACGGCGCGCCTCCGCTTCCTGTCCGGAACGGCGCAACCGGCTAAAGGTCACGCCAAAAGCGCCGCACACCATGACATTAATGACCGTAAGCGCGCCTCTTCTCTTGTGCGCACCTGGCTAGTCCGCTGCATTGCTGCGCTTTTCATGCTTTTTGCGCCGTTTTCGGCCGCAAATGCCGAAGAAAGGATCACGCACTTCGTCAGCGACGTCCGGATCCAGCCCGATTCCTCAATCGAGGTCACTGAGACCATCGAGGTCCGCGCTGAACGCGATGCGATCAACCACGGCATCTACCGCGACTTCCCGACGCGCTATCGCGGCCGGCACGGCGGGTTCGTTCGCGTTGGATTCACCTTCCACGGCGCCACGCTCGACGGGCAAGCCGTGCCAGCCGCGGTTGAGGCGTTCGGCAACGGTGTCCGCATCAAGCTCGGCGACCCGGAAGAATATGTGGACGTGGGCGACCACCGCTACGTCCTGCGCTATCGCACGACGCGGCAGATTGGACGTTTTGGCGACTATGACGAGCTCTACTGGAACGCCACCGGCAACGGCTGGATGTTACCGATCGACACCGCCGAAGCGCGCATTCGCTTGCCGGGCGCGGTGCGGTTCGGACAGCGCGCAGCCTATACGGGCCCCGCCGGCGCAAGCGGGTCGGATGCCGAGGTGGTCGATGAACGGCCGGGCGAAATTGCGTTCCGGACGACGCGAAGTCTGGCGCCGTACGAAGGCCTGACCATCGCCGTCGCCTTCCCCAAGGGGGCCGTCGCCGAAGCAAACAGCGGTAGCCGGCTCGCGTCATGGCTGGCCGACAACGGACCGCCCCTTGTCGGCGGCCTCAGCTTCCTCGGCCTCCTCGCGTTCTACTATGTCGCCTGGGCGCGCGTCGGCCGCGATCCGCGCAAGGGCACGGTCGTCCCGCTCTTCGCGCCGCCCGACGACCTCTCCCCCGCGGCGATGCGCTACGTGACACGCATGGGCCTCGACAATCGCGCATTTGCCGCGGCGCTGGTCGACATGGGCGTGCGCGGGCACATCCGCATGACCGAGGTTGAAGGCGGCCTGTTGTCGCGCGAGCGGCGAAGGATCGAGCGCTTGCCCTCCGCAAGTCCCCTCCCCGCCGACGAGGCGGCGGCGCTCGAAGCGCTGCTCGACCCCGGCGAGACTATCTTCATGGAACAGGCTAACCATGGAAAGTTCTCCTCTGCCAAGAAGGGCTTGGAAGAGGTCTTGCAGTCGGCGCATCAGGGGCGGTTGTTCAACAAGAATTGGGGCTGGGCGGTCGCCGGTGCGCTTCTGCTCATTGCCGCTCTCTGGCTTGTGGCGGCCTCGATCGTCGCCGCCATGGGGCTCGATGTGACGATGGTCCTGGTCCCGCTTGGTGCCGCCATCGTCGTCGCGCTGCTCCTGTGGTGGATTCAGTCGGCGACGGCGGTCGGCAAATGCCTGGCGATCGTCATCGCCTTCGTCTTCGCGGCGCTGGCCTTCACCACTGGCGCGCCGGTGCTGTTCCAGGCGCTTGCGACGGGCTGGCTCCTGCCCTTCGCATTGCCTGCGCTTACCCTGCCGCTGGTCCTGTCCGCCTTCGCCTGGATCGACGCGCCGACCAAGGAAGGCCGCGCGGTTCTCGACCGCATCGCGGGGTTCAAGCAATATCTGTCGATCACCGAGGGCGAGCGGCTCGACCGCATGCACCCGCCCGAAGCCGATACGCCCGAATTGTTCGAGAAATATTTGCCCTATGCGGTCGCGCTGGGGGTTGAGAACCGCTGGGCCGACCGCTTCGCCGGCGTCCTCGCCGCGGCTGCTGCGCGGGGTCACAGCGGAATGGCCTGGTATTCCGGCAGCCACAGTCCGTGGTCCGACCCCGGCGGCTTCGCCGACAGCATCGGCTCGTCGCTCACCAACAGTATCAGCTCGGCGTCGACGGCGCCGGGGTCACGGAGCGGTTCGGGAGGTGGCGGGTCGTCGGGGGGTGGCGACGGCGGAGGAGGCGGCGGCGGCTGGTAGTTCAGGCCCAGGCCGGGCGCTT
The sequence above is drawn from the Sphingomonas lutea genome and encodes:
- a CDS encoding DUF2207 domain-containing protein codes for the protein MLFAPFSAANAEERITHFVSDVRIQPDSSIEVTETIEVRAERDAINHGIYRDFPTRYRGRHGGFVRVGFTFHGATLDGQAVPAAVEAFGNGVRIKLGDPEEYVDVGDHRYVLRYRTTRQIGRFGDYDELYWNATGNGWMLPIDTAEARIRLPGAVRFGQRAAYTGPAGASGSDAEVVDERPGEIAFRTTRSLAPYEGLTIAVAFPKGAVAEANSGSRLASWLADNGPPLVGGLSFLGLLAFYYVAWARVGRDPRKGTVVPLFAPPDDLSPAAMRYVTRMGLDNRAFAAALVDMGVRGHIRMTEVEGGLLSRERRRIERLPSASPLPADEAAALEALLDPGETIFMEQANHGKFSSAKKGLEEVLQSAHQGRLFNKNWGWAVAGALLLIAALWLVAASIVAAMGLDVTMVLVPLGAAIVVALLLWWIQSATAVGKCLAIVIAFVFAALAFTTGAPVLFQALATGWLLPFALPALTLPLVLSAFAWIDAPTKEGRAVLDRIAGFKQYLSITEGERLDRMHPPEADTPELFEKYLPYAVALGVENRWADRFAGVLAAAAARGHSGMAWYSGSHSPWSDPGGFADSIGSSLTNSISSASTAPGSRSGSGGGGSSGGGDGGGGGGGW